From Pseudoalteromonas sp. Scap06:
CATTATTGATGAGTGTATAGATCACCGTTTAGCTGTCCCTAACAACATAAACGGCAGCATCAACGAGTTTGCTGATCACAAAACATTAGATTGTAAATTTGCTGATAACAAGCACCTTGCAATGAGTGCACCTCATCAAGCATATTGCTTAATAGATACTGATGAGATTAACGTTGAATCAGTAACAGAGTACTTAGTTGCCACAATACTGCCACAGCTTCCTGATAATATTGAAAAGATTGAGTTGGTGTTAAAGCCTGAGCACAATCAGAGCTTTTATTACCACTATAGCCATGGCCTTAAAAAGCATGATGGTAATTGCCAGCGTATTATTCATGGTCATCGCTCACAAATTGGTATAAGCCTTGGCGGTATTTCTATGCCTCGTTTGCAAAAACAGTGGGCTGATAAATGGCGTGATATTTACTTAGCAACTAGTGAAGATCAAATAAACGTCTCTGAATTAAAACATATCTCAGCTAAAAGTGATGATGTTTGTTTTGCGTATACTGCGGCGCAAGGTTACTTTGAAATGGCTATTAGTGAATCACGTTGCGACATTTTACCAATTGACACCACGGTAGAATGTATTGCTGACTACATTGCCAGCCAAGTGAAATTAGAGCACCCAGAAAAAGACGTTAAAATTACCGCCTATGAAGGTGTTGGAAAGGGGTCGATTAGTTATGCTTAAATCCTTATTAGTTTCGGCGTTAATTGTATCAACTAGCTTTAGTGCTATAGCGCTTGAGCTAAAAGGGCATTTAACTCAAGGCGGCCTAGTAACAGGGCAATTAGATAACGCTAAGTCGGTAAGCCTCAATGGTAAGTCGTTAAAACTTGCTGATAATGGGTTATTTGTATTTGGTTTTGGCCGTGATGCAAAACCTGTACATACATTAAGCTGGGTAGATAAAACCGGTAAAGGCCACAGCCAAGATTTAGTTATTACTCTTCGCGATTACGATATAGATAAAATTACCGGTGTTGCTAAAAAATACGTATCGCCGCCAAAAGCAGTAAGTGAACGTATAAGCCGTGAAGCGATCGCAGTTCGAAAAGCACGGGCTGTTAACTCTGATTTAGAATACTTTTTACAGCCAGTACTTAGGCCTGCAAAAGGGCGCATTTCAGGTGTTTATGGTAGCCAACGTTACTTTAATGGCGAACCTCGCAGGCCACACTTTGGTTTAGATATAGCAAACAAAACAGGTTCACCTGTGTATGCACCGATCAGCGGAACCGTGGTGTTTGCTGAACCAGATTTATATTACTCTGGTGGTACTTTGATTTTAGATCATGGGCATGGGGTTACTTCTACTTATATTCATTTAAGTAAGCTTGATGTAAAAGTAGGGCAGAAGATTGAACAAGGTACAAAGGTAGCTGAAATAGGTGCTACGGGCCGTGTAACTGGGCCGCATTTAGATTGGCGATTTAATTGGCAAGGTGAACGCCTTGAC
This genomic window contains:
- a CDS encoding 6-carboxytetrahydropterin synthase; the protein is MTLFVNSLTVIDFSYLCNKRGAVGESWIVDLTLHGKLNEESMVLDFGLVKKQIKGIIDECIDHRLAVPNNINGSINEFADHKTLDCKFADNKHLAMSAPHQAYCLIDTDEINVESVTEYLVATILPQLPDNIEKIELVLKPEHNQSFYYHYSHGLKKHDGNCQRIIHGHRSQIGISLGGISMPRLQKQWADKWRDIYLATSEDQINVSELKHISAKSDDVCFAYTAAQGYFEMAISESRCDILPIDTTVECIADYIASQVKLEHPEKDVKITAYEGVGKGSISYA
- a CDS encoding M23 family metallopeptidase, with protein sequence MLKSLLVSALIVSTSFSAIALELKGHLTQGGLVTGQLDNAKSVSLNGKSLKLADNGLFVFGFGRDAKPVHTLSWVDKTGKGHSQDLVITLRDYDIDKITGVAKKYVSPPKAVSERISREAIAVRKARAVNSDLEYFLQPVLRPAKGRISGVYGSQRYFNGEPRRPHFGLDIANKTGSPVYAPISGTVVFAEPDLYYSGGTLILDHGHGVTSTYIHLSKLDVKVGQKIEQGTKVAEIGATGRVTGPHLDWRFNWQGERLDPALLMQDTLANKK